One segment of Trachemys scripta elegans isolate TJP31775 chromosome 1, CAS_Tse_1.0, whole genome shotgun sequence DNA contains the following:
- the LOC117871337 gene encoding arf-GAP with Rho-GAP domain, ANK repeat and PH domain-containing protein 1-like: MMEEGASLPVAEWLRALHLDQYLESFEKNDLWKVSDCRNLTDEALTRIGIVLPGHRKRILLGLQKAFMESPLATEGPVVAARRPVPMKRNIFRVSADAVTTQAEPELKGDSVTPASRKSPLLTELENPAGLSQVPPPIPPRLGCRPPVKFSSASSPVSAELSPTVPCRSEPPPFTDFAPPLPAPLPARDKLSLGPAVPEGKGKPPLPPLPMKRHQLETKPLSLKVPPLPSRPPLLPPRALSQRTATR, encoded by the coding sequence ATGATGGAGGAAGGGGCGTCCCTGCCGGTGGCTGAATGGCTCAGAGCCCTTCACCTGGACCAGTACCTGGAGAGCTTTGAGAAGAATGACCTCTGGAAGGTGTCGGACTGCAGGAACCTGACGGATGAGGCGCTGACCCGGATCGGGATCGTGCTGCCGGGCCATCGCAAGCGCATCCTCCTTGGGCTCCAGAAGGCCTTCATGGAGAGTCCGCTAGCCACGGAGGGGCCTGTGGTAGCAGCGAGGAGGCCGGTCCCCATGAAACGCAACATTTTCCGGGTCAGCGCGGATGCCGTGACCACCCAGGCAGAGCCGGAGCTCAAAGGTGACTCGGTCACGCCAGCCAGCAGGAAGTCTCCTCTTCTCACAGAGCTGGAGAACCCTGCCGGCCTCAGCCAGGtgcccccacccatcccccccaGACTGGGGTGTCGCCCTCCCGTCAAGTTCTCCTCAGCGTCATCTCCTGTCTCTGCCGAACTGTCCCCCACTGTCCCCTGTCGCTCCGAACCGCCCCCCTTCACTGACTTTGCCCCTCCGCTGCCCGCTCCTCTGCCAGCTAGAGACAAGCTCTCTCTGGGGCCAGCGGTccctgaagggaaggggaaaCCACCGCTGCCCCCTTTGCCCATGAAACGCCACCAGCTGGAGACCAAGCCCCTCTCCCTCAAGGTGCCCCCCCTGCCAAGCCGACCGCCCTTGCTGCCACCAAGGGCTTTGTCCCAGAGGACAGCCACCAGGTAA